Proteins encoded together in one Nostoc sp. PCC 7524 window:
- a CDS encoding SGNH/GDSL hydrolase family protein produces MREPYLLAAGLLTGLAIPASALPEMSHILPKKHISHLDTKQTLQTITDVKNNLNNEISAPEFSNQVSQPVEKLQPTLSEKFFPRLLHLSLSELSSQLLPSSEASEPKTSEKHLSSEDVTLRRFNTQELPNPLESLFNPNNQPTNLPLTSGNQLYYQRLSALRTGQIYTRTDIDSLQLLRESGQKQQLTYEDWKILLALEGKAIAQGQGKNRLSILVGDSLSLWFPREKLPTGKLWLNQGISGDTSGGIATRLAAFSKTRPDAIYIMAGINDLRKGTNDEVILRNYRRIMRSLRQTHPQAQIFVQSILPTQISTIPNSRIRRLNTRIAQIAKQEGANYLNIHHWFADADGNLRLDLTTDGLHLSQDGYDVWRFALQQVEFKLSQTRN; encoded by the coding sequence ATGAGGGAACCTTATCTGTTGGCAGCAGGCTTGTTAACAGGATTGGCAATACCAGCATCAGCTCTTCCAGAGATGTCACATATCTTGCCAAAAAAGCACATATCACATTTGGATACAAAACAAACTTTGCAGACAATAACAGATGTAAAAAACAATCTGAATAATGAAATATCTGCACCTGAATTTAGTAATCAAGTATCCCAGCCTGTAGAAAAATTACAACCAACATTAAGCGAAAAATTTTTCCCTAGGCTTTTGCATCTCTCCTTATCAGAATTGAGCAGCCAACTGTTACCCTCTTCAGAGGCTTCTGAACCAAAAACCAGTGAAAAACACCTTTCCAGTGAAGATGTTACCTTAAGGCGATTTAACACTCAAGAATTACCAAACCCATTAGAATCATTATTTAATCCCAACAACCAACCAACTAATCTGCCATTAACATCTGGTAATCAACTTTACTATCAAAGGTTATCAGCACTGAGAACAGGCCAGATTTATACACGTACAGATATTGATAGTTTGCAATTATTGCGAGAGTCAGGTCAAAAGCAACAATTAACTTATGAAGATTGGAAAATTTTATTAGCTTTAGAAGGGAAAGCGATCGCTCAAGGTCAAGGCAAAAATCGCTTGAGTATCTTAGTTGGTGATTCCTTAAGCTTGTGGTTCCCCAGAGAAAAACTACCTACTGGTAAATTATGGCTCAATCAGGGCATATCTGGAGATACATCTGGTGGTATCGCCACCAGATTGGCAGCCTTTTCTAAAACGCGACCAGATGCAATTTATATTATGGCTGGGATTAACGACTTAAGAAAAGGTACAAACGATGAAGTAATTTTGCGTAATTACCGCCGAATTATGCGGAGCTTACGACAAACTCACCCTCAAGCTCAGATATTTGTTCAGTCTATCCTACCGACTCAAATCTCAACAATTCCTAATAGCCGCATTCGTCGTTTAAATACGAGAATTGCTCAGATTGCTAAACAAGAAGGAGCTAATTACTTAAATATTCATCACTGGTTTGCAGATGCTGATGGTAACTTACGCTTAGATTTAACCACTGATGGATTACATCTGTCACAAGATGGTTATGATGTTTGGCGATTTGCCCTCCAGCAAGTAGAATTCAAACTCTCTCAAACTAGAAATTGA
- a CDS encoding DUF4864 domain-containing protein produces the protein MEATENDFIAIRSVVECQLAAFQKDDAQAAFTFASPAIKEQFQTAENFMRMVSLSYPAVYRPRSVFFDKITTIQDNITQPVLLLSPDGVPLKALYFMEKQPDETWKINGCILVSVEAETI, from the coding sequence ATGGAAGCTACTGAGAACGATTTTATTGCCATACGCTCTGTTGTAGAATGCCAACTAGCAGCATTTCAAAAGGATGATGCTCAAGCAGCTTTCACCTTTGCTAGTCCTGCAATCAAAGAGCAATTCCAAACCGCAGAGAACTTTATGCGAATGGTGAGCCTGAGTTATCCGGCAGTTTACCGTCCTCGCTCTGTATTTTTCGATAAAATTACCACAATCCAAGACAACATCACTCAGCCAGTATTGCTGCTATCACCTGATGGAGTTCCCCTAAAAGCCTTATATTTTATGGAAAAACAACCTGATGAGACTTGGAAAATCAATGGTTGTATTTTAGTCTCAGTAGAAGCGGAAACCATATAG
- the larE gene encoding ATP-dependent sacrificial sulfur transferase LarE, protein MMLTEKLEQLKVLFAEMGQALIAYSGGVDSTLVAKIAYDVLGDRALAVTAVSPSLLPEELEDATIQAATIGIPHQIIQTHEMENPNYTANPVNRCYFCKSELHDNLKPLAIELGYPYVVDGVNADDLNDYRPGIQAAKERGARSPLAEVGVTKLEVRQLSQHLGLPWWDKPAQPCLSSRFPYGEEITVAKLQRVGRAEIYLRKLGWQNLRVRSEGDTARIELSPEKIKDFVMMTDLQSVVTAFQEFGFIYVTLDLEGYRSGKLNQVLNREALGAKV, encoded by the coding sequence ATGATGTTGACAGAAAAACTTGAGCAATTAAAAGTTTTATTTGCAGAGATGGGACAGGCGTTGATTGCCTACTCTGGTGGCGTTGATAGCACTTTAGTTGCCAAGATTGCTTATGATGTGTTGGGCGATCGCGCTTTGGCTGTGACAGCTGTTTCACCTTCGCTGTTACCAGAAGAACTAGAAGATGCCACAATTCAAGCCGCAACTATTGGGATTCCTCATCAAATCATCCAGACTCACGAGATGGAAAATCCTAATTACACAGCTAATCCTGTCAACCGTTGTTATTTTTGCAAAAGCGAATTACACGACAACCTCAAACCTCTAGCTATAGAGTTGGGCTATCCCTATGTGGTGGATGGGGTGAATGCTGATGATTTAAACGATTATCGCCCAGGCATCCAAGCTGCGAAAGAAAGAGGAGCGCGATCGCCTTTAGCTGAAGTCGGTGTCACCAAGTTAGAAGTCCGGCAACTTTCCCAACACTTAGGTTTACCTTGGTGGGATAAACCAGCACAACCTTGTCTCAGTTCCCGTTTTCCCTACGGTGAAGAAATTACTGTCGCTAAGTTACAACGCGTAGGTAGAGCAGAAATTTATCTGCGAAAGCTAGGTTGGCAGAATCTACGTGTTCGTTCTGAAGGCGATACCGCACGCATCGAATTATCACCCGAAAAAATTAAAGATTTCGTCATGATGACAGACTTGCAGTCTGTAGTGACAGCATTCCAAGAGTTTGGATTTATCTATGTAACTCTTGATTTAGAAGGTTATCGCAGTGGCAAATTAAACCAAGTCTTAAATCGGGAAGCCTTGGGAGCTAAAGTATGA
- the hrmK gene encoding hybrid histidine kinase/response regulator HrmK, producing the protein MQQYSSLPEQNSQVDTTTSQLQAELWLERSLNQLQIRLNDCLFAVFTNVSQERTTETGIFQTVVNELDLILNGNRVAIAHFAVGIALFQPQDAVGKIYYISHSLLVGSQSLLPEVGLKKGRKLRLELQAEIKLKDLQDLETQQPPTAWRLTDAVGTIIGWLLMATLTPNSHSQTLTTSQVKLSPLLMAKAAEQCVKTLTQLKQLQSLQQKSQDLVISNQELKRTNQLKNQFLANTSHEIRTPLSSIIGFTHLLLAQGYDPTRERHREYLNIIQSSGKHLLALINDILDLSKIEANQLEVQWEKVDVPELCRNVLALIKEKASNKGLKLSLEIDSDVINLVADPLRLKQMLLNLLFNAVKFTSQGTVGLKVTRQDSCLHFLVWDTGVGISKENQTLLFHPYFQVSNSSASQNEGTGLGLTVTQKLAEIHGGSVKVESEADCGSHFTIILPLRPTSAVLSTDMEEDKEATSSKSLPITPSTSQEILLVEDDLPNAKLMQIHLSKLGYEVNCVKNPGEMWAALTQKQPAVILIDIFLPDANGLDLVQQLREKPEYQQIPIIAQTAMAMKGDREICLAAGCNEYISKPIDLSLLASLVAKYSQPS; encoded by the coding sequence ATGCAGCAGTATTCAAGCTTACCAGAACAGAACTCACAGGTAGATACCACAACTTCACAACTTCAGGCTGAGTTATGGCTGGAGCGCAGCTTGAACCAGCTACAAATTCGGCTGAATGATTGTCTATTTGCTGTTTTTACCAATGTCTCACAGGAAAGAACCACAGAAACTGGAATTTTTCAAACTGTGGTGAATGAACTCGACCTGATTTTAAATGGGAATAGAGTGGCGATCGCACATTTTGCCGTAGGTATTGCCCTGTTTCAACCACAAGACGCAGTTGGTAAGATTTACTATATTTCTCATTCTTTACTTGTTGGTTCACAATCTCTGCTACCAGAGGTGGGGCTGAAAAAAGGTAGAAAACTGCGGTTGGAATTGCAAGCAGAAATCAAACTTAAAGATTTACAAGATTTAGAAACCCAACAGCCGCCAACAGCTTGGAGATTAACTGATGCAGTCGGGACTATAATTGGCTGGTTACTCATGGCTACACTTACCCCAAACTCTCACAGCCAAACGTTAACAACATCACAAGTTAAACTTAGTCCGCTATTAATGGCTAAGGCAGCAGAGCAGTGTGTTAAAACACTGACGCAACTTAAACAACTTCAATCTTTACAACAAAAATCTCAGGATTTAGTGATCTCTAATCAAGAACTGAAGCGAACAAATCAACTAAAAAATCAGTTTTTAGCCAACACCAGTCATGAAATTCGCACACCATTAAGTTCCATTATTGGTTTTACCCACCTGCTCCTAGCTCAAGGCTACGATCCAACTAGAGAACGTCATCGTGAATATTTAAATATCATTCAGTCTAGTGGCAAGCATTTACTAGCTCTGATCAATGACATTTTGGATCTTTCTAAAATTGAAGCTAATCAATTAGAAGTGCAATGGGAAAAAGTTGATGTGCCAGAATTGTGTCGCAATGTTCTAGCACTGATCAAAGAAAAAGCTAGTAATAAGGGGTTAAAGTTATCTTTAGAAATAGATTCTGATGTCATAAACTTAGTAGCAGATCCCTTAAGGCTCAAGCAAATGCTCTTAAATTTGCTGTTCAATGCCGTCAAGTTTACCAGTCAAGGCACTGTAGGTTTAAAAGTGACACGGCAGGACTCATGCTTGCATTTTCTGGTTTGGGATACAGGTGTTGGTATATCCAAAGAAAACCAAACTCTACTTTTTCATCCTTATTTCCAAGTTTCTAACTCCTCAGCTAGCCAAAATGAAGGTACTGGCTTGGGGTTAACAGTAACGCAAAAACTGGCAGAAATTCATGGCGGTTCTGTGAAGGTGGAATCAGAAGCTGATTGCGGTTCCCATTTTACTATCATCTTACCGCTAAGACCTACAAGCGCAGTTTTATCAACGGATATGGAGGAAGATAAAGAAGCAACATCTTCAAAATCTTTGCCTATAACTCCCAGCACCAGCCAAGAAATTTTGCTGGTGGAGGATGACTTACCCAACGCGAAACTGATGCAAATTCATCTGAGTAAGTTGGGATATGAAGTAAATTGTGTCAAAAATCCTGGGGAAATGTGGGCAGCACTCACCCAAAAACAGCCAGCAGTTATTTTAATAGATATTTTTCTGCCAGATGCCAATGGTTTGGATCTGGTGCAGCAGTTACGAGAAAAACCTGAATATCAACAGATTCCTATTATTGCCCAAACTGCCATGGCTATGAAAGGCGATCGCGAAATCTGTCTGGCTGCTGGATGTAATGAATATATTTCTAAACCAATCGACTTATCACTTTTGGCTAGTTTGGTAGCAAAGTATAGTCAACCGAGTTAA
- a CDS encoding branched-chain amino acid ABC transporter permease, with protein MDTQIIQLIVNGIAVGSIIALAAVGLTLTYGILRLSNFAHGDFLTLGAYLTLLLNTLGLNIWVSMVLAAAGTVLAMLLSEKLLWSRMRSIRANSTTLIIISIGLALFLRNSIILLWGGRNQNYNLPITPALDIFGIRVPQNQLLVLALALLAIVALHYLLQNTKIGKAMRAVADDLDLAKVSGIDVDQVIFWTWLIAGTLTSLGGSMYGLITAVRPNMGWFLILPLFASVILGGIGNPYGAIAAAFIIGIVQEVSTPWLGSQYKQGVALLIMILVLLIRPKGLFKGTI; from the coding sequence ATGGACACACAAATAATTCAGCTAATTGTCAACGGTATTGCGGTGGGGAGTATCATTGCTTTAGCCGCAGTCGGACTCACACTTACTTACGGGATTTTACGGTTATCTAATTTTGCTCACGGTGACTTTTTGACGTTAGGGGCTTACCTGACTTTACTCCTCAATACCTTGGGGTTAAATATTTGGGTGTCAATGGTTTTGGCTGCCGCAGGTACAGTCTTGGCAATGCTGTTATCAGAAAAATTACTGTGGTCAAGGATGCGCTCTATCCGTGCTAATTCCACGACGCTGATTATCATCTCAATTGGACTAGCCTTATTCCTCCGCAATAGCATTATTCTCCTGTGGGGAGGTAGAAATCAAAATTACAACTTACCCATTACCCCGGCACTTGATATTTTTGGCATCAGAGTACCGCAAAATCAATTGTTGGTGTTGGCATTGGCATTGTTAGCCATCGTGGCGCTGCACTACCTGTTACAAAACACTAAAATTGGCAAAGCGATGCGAGCTGTGGCTGACGACTTAGATTTAGCCAAGGTATCTGGGATTGATGTTGATCAAGTAATTTTTTGGACATGGTTAATTGCTGGTACACTCACCTCCTTGGGTGGCAGTATGTATGGCTTAATTACAGCTGTACGTCCTAATATGGGGTGGTTTTTGATTTTGCCCTTATTTGCTTCCGTAATTTTGGGAGGCATTGGCAATCCCTACGGAGCGATCGCCGCCGCTTTTATTATTGGTATCGTCCAAGAGGTAAGTACACCCTGGTTGGGTTCCCAGTATAAGCAAGGTGTGGCGCTATTAATCATGATTTTGGTGTTGCTCATTCGTCCCAAAGGTTTATTCAAAGGGACGATTTGA
- a CDS encoding photosystem I protein PsaX: protein MAKVKNPAVADSGAKPPYAFRTGWAILLLAVNFLVAAYYFHIIE from the coding sequence ATGGCTAAAGTTAAAAATCCCGCAGTTGCTGATTCTGGAGCTAAACCACCCTATGCTTTCCGCACAGGTTGGGCTATTCTACTACTGGCTGTTAACTTTTTAGTAGCGGCATACTATTTCCACATTATTGAATAG
- the lipA gene encoding lipoyl synthase, with protein MTSSQSAQIKSEITAMPSWLRRPIGKASEISTVQRIIKQRQIHTICEEGRCPNRGECYAQKTATFLLMGPTCTRACAFCQVDKGHAPMPIDPEEAQKVGEAVQLLGLRYVVLTSVARDDLPDQGAGHFVKTIAAIRDLNPNTQIEVLTPDFWGGAGAGEVGQRDRIALIVAAKPACFNHNIETVRRLTGPVRRGAKYDRSLRVLSLVKELDATIPTKSGLMLGHGETREEIVTAMADLRAVGCDRLTLGQYMRPSLEHLPVQKYWTPEEFDELGKLAWEMGFSHVRSGPLVRSSYHAGEE; from the coding sequence ATGACTTCTTCACAATCAGCCCAAATCAAGTCAGAAATTACGGCAATGCCTAGCTGGTTACGCCGTCCTATTGGCAAAGCTAGTGAAATCTCCACCGTACAAAGGATTATCAAGCAACGTCAAATCCATACAATTTGTGAAGAAGGTCGCTGTCCCAATCGGGGTGAGTGCTATGCCCAAAAAACTGCGACATTTTTACTGATGGGGCCAACCTGCACTCGTGCTTGTGCCTTTTGCCAAGTAGATAAAGGCCATGCACCAATGCCTATTGATCCAGAGGAAGCACAAAAGGTAGGGGAGGCAGTGCAGCTTTTAGGATTGCGTTATGTGGTACTGACTTCTGTAGCCCGTGATGACTTGCCAGATCAGGGTGCAGGTCATTTTGTGAAAACGATCGCAGCTATTCGTGATTTGAACCCCAACACCCAAATTGAAGTGCTAACACCAGATTTTTGGGGTGGAGCAGGTGCTGGAGAAGTAGGACAACGCGATCGCATCGCGTTGATTGTGGCAGCCAAGCCAGCTTGTTTTAACCACAATATTGAAACGGTACGACGGTTAACGGGGCCAGTCCGCCGAGGAGCCAAGTATGATCGCTCTTTGCGGGTATTATCTCTAGTCAAAGAACTCGATGCGACTATTCCCACCAAATCCGGTTTAATGTTAGGACATGGGGAGACTAGGGAAGAAATCGTCACCGCAATGGCGGATTTAAGGGCTGTAGGGTGCGATCGCCTCACTCTAGGTCAGTATATGCGTCCATCCTTAGAACATCTGCCAGTCCAAAAATATTGGACACCAGAGGAATTTGATGAACTCGGCAAACTCGCCTGGGAAATGGGATTTAGTCATGTCCGTTCCGGGCCTTTGGTTCGTAGTTCATATCATGCGGGGGAGGAGTGA
- a CDS encoding response regulator, with amino-acid sequence MVSNKILVIDDTTVVRVKVREMLPPGNFEVLEAKDGLEGFNFIRQEKLSLIMLDFLLPKMSGWEVFQQVQANPDLRKIPLVIMSGRKEEVTEKISEPFEYFEFLGKPFDQKQLINAIKSAMTKAKLPRPEPVAVGVAVKNGTVATATVTNGAIATPTVAKTATVPTAEPEVTSAAEIQALNDKIAKMQAEIDGLKKQLTQVVTFIKQKIK; translated from the coding sequence GTGGTAAGTAACAAAATTCTAGTTATCGATGACACTACCGTCGTCAGGGTGAAAGTACGAGAAATGCTACCTCCTGGCAATTTCGAGGTATTGGAAGCAAAAGACGGTTTAGAAGGATTCAATTTCATCCGTCAGGAAAAACTCAGCTTAATTATGTTGGATTTCCTCTTACCCAAAATGAGTGGTTGGGAAGTTTTCCAACAAGTTCAGGCTAATCCTGATTTAAGAAAGATTCCTTTAGTCATTATGTCTGGCCGCAAGGAAGAGGTAACTGAAAAAATCAGTGAACCTTTTGAATATTTTGAATTTTTGGGTAAACCTTTTGATCAAAAACAGCTAATTAACGCCATTAAGTCAGCAATGACCAAGGCTAAACTACCACGCCCAGAACCTGTTGCCGTGGGTGTTGCTGTTAAAAATGGTACAGTAGCAACTGCCACTGTCACCAATGGGGCGATAGCCACCCCTACTGTTGCTAAAACCGCTACAGTACCAACTGCCGAGCCAGAAGTAACTTCAGCAGCAGAAATTCAAGCGTTGAATGACAAGATTGCCAAAATGCAAGCAGAAATTGATGGCTTGAAGAAACAATTAACTCAGGTGGTAACTTTTATTAAACAAAAAATCAAGTAG
- the cydB gene encoding cytochrome d ubiquinol oxidase subunit II gives METLQYFLPQVWFVILALFLFLYVMLDGFDLGVGILSLTSSDEERRGILMTSLSNIWDANETWLVLMGGGLFGAFPLAYGTILNALYIPILVMVFGFIFRGVAFEFRELSRRKFFWNFAFGAGSFAAALGQGFALGAVLKGIKVDATGHFIGSNWDWFSIPSVLVALTLIQGYVLIGSTYLIWKTTGELQETHYQTAKLAAWTTLIGAILITITTPIIYESARSRLFQQPLVYIFATIPVLGVWLIWQLLQSLERKEERTPFVWTILLFVMTFIGLGLIVFPYIIPTQITIYEASADPSSLVIMIIFIGFLIPVMLFYNLYQYIVFRGKVTGGQYGE, from the coding sequence ATGGAGACGCTACAGTATTTTCTCCCCCAAGTCTGGTTTGTAATTTTAGCCCTCTTTTTATTCCTCTACGTAATGCTAGACGGGTTTGATTTAGGGGTTGGTATTTTATCTCTGACTTCCTCTGATGAGGAACGGCGAGGCATATTAATGACTAGCTTGAGCAATATTTGGGATGCTAATGAAACGTGGCTAGTTCTCATGGGTGGAGGGCTTTTTGGTGCATTTCCTCTGGCTTACGGCACAATTTTGAATGCTTTGTACATCCCTATTCTTGTGATGGTATTTGGGTTTATTTTTCGGGGTGTAGCATTTGAATTTCGAGAATTATCCAGACGTAAATTTTTTTGGAATTTCGCCTTTGGTGCTGGAAGCTTTGCTGCTGCACTTGGTCAAGGTTTCGCGTTGGGTGCAGTATTAAAAGGTATTAAAGTTGATGCAACAGGACACTTTATCGGTAGCAATTGGGATTGGTTCAGTATACCGTCGGTGTTGGTAGCTTTAACTTTAATTCAAGGCTATGTTTTGATTGGTTCTACATATTTGATTTGGAAAACTACAGGAGAATTACAGGAAACGCACTATCAAACAGCTAAACTTGCTGCTTGGACAACACTAATTGGTGCGATTTTGATCACAATTACCACACCAATCATTTATGAAAGTGCTAGATCACGTTTATTTCAGCAACCCCTAGTTTATATCTTTGCAACTATTCCTGTGTTGGGAGTGTGGTTGATTTGGCAACTTTTGCAAAGTCTTGAACGTAAGGAAGAACGAACGCCTTTTGTCTGGACAATTCTGTTATTTGTAATGACATTTATAGGATTGGGATTAATTGTTTTTCCCTACATTATTCCTACTCAGATCACAATTTATGAAGCATCAGCTGACCCCAGTTCCCTAGTAATTATGATTATATTTATTGGCTTCCTGATTCCGGTAATGCTGTTTTACAACCTTTACCAGTACATTGTGTTTCGGGGTAAAGTTACTGGTGGACAATATGGGGAGTAA
- a CDS encoding cytochrome ubiquinol oxidase subunit I, which produces MEFLSDSVVLSRMQFALTAIFHMLWPVLTTGMGIYLVIVEGLWLKTKNPDYYLHARFWSKFYVLNFGIGVATGIPMEFQFGTNWAPFSEAVGNFFGSVIGFEASWAFMLEAAFLGIMLFGWERVNPAIHYLSTILVAVGANLSTLWILTANSWMQTPAGGELVNGKFVVHDYFQAILNPFMVNSVLHMFFATLETSLFVIGGISAWYILRQRHTEFFCQSLKIALAAAIAVAPLQIYIGHLSGEQVYHYQPTKLAAMEAQWKSTPAGQPADWSLLAIPNEKAEKNDWEITIPNALGYILEFKKNLSQPVQGLKEWKPEDRPHMVGLIYYAFRTMIAIGFFFAGLMLLSTLQWLRGKLSAENITQQRWLMLAWVFAAPLGYIAVESGWIVRCVGRQPWTLYGQIRTVDSASRLPASNVLTSLTAFAVVYIILFVAAMYFGSRIIRTGPNLELLIPGTEINKPAVETTPGEFLPDERPVEAQQ; this is translated from the coding sequence GTGGAATTTTTATCCGATTCCGTTGTGCTATCACGGATGCAATTTGCTCTGACTGCAATATTTCATATGCTTTGGCCTGTTCTGACTACAGGGATGGGGATTTACTTAGTCATTGTGGAGGGACTCTGGCTAAAAACTAAAAATCCAGACTATTATCTTCATGCCCGCTTTTGGTCAAAGTTTTACGTCCTGAATTTTGGGATTGGTGTAGCTACTGGTATCCCAATGGAATTTCAGTTTGGGACAAATTGGGCTCCCTTTTCGGAAGCAGTAGGTAACTTTTTTGGCAGTGTAATTGGTTTTGAAGCTTCTTGGGCATTCATGCTAGAGGCTGCTTTCTTAGGGATTATGTTATTTGGTTGGGAACGGGTGAATCCTGCAATTCACTATCTCTCAACTATTTTGGTGGCTGTGGGTGCAAATCTTTCAACCCTGTGGATTTTGACAGCTAATTCTTGGATGCAAACCCCCGCAGGTGGGGAATTGGTGAATGGCAAGTTTGTGGTTCACGATTATTTCCAAGCCATTTTAAATCCCTTTATGGTCAACAGTGTGCTGCATATGTTCTTTGCTACACTAGAGACTTCTTTATTTGTGATTGGGGGAATCAGTGCTTGGTACATTCTCCGACAACGCCACACAGAATTCTTTTGTCAATCTTTAAAGATTGCCTTAGCAGCGGCGATCGCAGTTGCACCATTACAAATATACATTGGTCATTTAAGCGGCGAACAAGTTTATCACTATCAACCCACAAAATTAGCCGCCATGGAAGCCCAGTGGAAAAGCACACCAGCCGGACAACCTGCTGACTGGAGTTTACTTGCCATACCTAATGAGAAAGCTGAGAAAAACGATTGGGAAATTACTATTCCTAATGCTTTGGGATACATTCTGGAATTTAAAAAGAATCTTTCTCAACCAGTGCAAGGTTTAAAAGAGTGGAAACCAGAGGATCGTCCCCACATGGTAGGTTTGATTTACTATGCCTTCCGGACAATGATCGCCATTGGTTTTTTCTTTGCAGGTTTAATGCTTTTGAGTACACTGCAATGGTTACGTGGCAAACTTTCAGCAGAAAACATTACCCAGCAACGTTGGTTAATGCTGGCTTGGGTATTTGCTGCGCCTTTAGGATACATCGCCGTTGAATCAGGTTGGATTGTGCGATGCGTGGGTAGACAACCTTGGACACTTTACGGACAAATTCGTACTGTTGATTCGGCTTCTCGTTTACCTGCTAGTAATGTGTTAACTTCACTCACTGCTTTTGCTGTAGTTTATATCATCTTATTTGTAGCGGCTATGTATTTTGGTAGCCGCATTATCCGCACAGGGCCAAACCTGGAACTACTAATACCAGGAACAGAAATTAATAAACCCGCAGTAGAAACAACGCCTGGTGAGTTTCTTCCCGATGAACGTCCTGTTGAGGCACAACAATAA
- the nadC gene encoding carboxylating nicotinate-nucleotide diphosphorylase — protein MSKYGVLPPWLVIDPLLSSWLLEDVGRGDRTTNSLLATDAITGTATWIVKAPGIIAGLPIAARVFQLLNEKVNFVATANEGSFCEAGQVVAEIDGSLDALLMGERVALNLAMRLSGIATLTNKYVDQIADLSAQLVDTRKTTPGLRLLEKYATAVGGAINHRMGLDDAVMIKDNHIAAAGGVGEAITRIRAKIPYPLTIEVEAESLDQVQEALQYKADIIMLDNMPLDLMREAVHLIRQQDKRVKIEASGNVTLATIRAVAETGVDYISSSAPITQSGWLDLSMKIPI, from the coding sequence GTGAGCAAATATGGTGTTTTGCCGCCTTGGCTGGTAATAGATCCGTTATTGAGTAGTTGGCTGTTGGAAGACGTTGGTCGAGGCGATCGCACAACCAACAGCTTATTAGCCACAGATGCAATTACAGGAACAGCTACATGGATAGTGAAAGCACCAGGAATAATCGCTGGCTTACCAATTGCTGCAAGGGTGTTTCAGCTTCTGAATGAAAAAGTGAACTTTGTGGCTACTGCTAATGAAGGTTCGTTCTGTGAAGCAGGACAAGTAGTAGCTGAAATTGATGGTTCTTTGGATGCCTTACTGATGGGGGAACGAGTGGCGCTTAACTTGGCTATGCGTTTAAGTGGAATTGCTACCCTAACTAATAAATATGTTGATCAAATTGCAGATTTATCAGCTCAATTGGTGGATACGCGCAAAACTACACCAGGATTGAGACTGTTGGAGAAGTATGCAACTGCTGTGGGTGGCGCGATCAATCATCGCATGGGTTTGGATGATGCGGTGATGATTAAAGATAATCATATTGCTGCTGCTGGGGGAGTTGGAGAAGCTATTACACGTATTCGTGCCAAAATTCCGTATCCCTTGACAATCGAAGTGGAGGCAGAAAGTTTAGATCAAGTGCAAGAAGCTTTGCAGTATAAAGCTGACATCATTATGTTGGACAATATGCCGTTGGATTTAATGCGTGAGGCGGTGCATCTAATTCGCCAGCAAGATAAACGGGTAAAAATCGAAGCTTCTGGTAATGTGACTCTAGCAACTATTCGTGCTGTAGCGGAGACAGGGGTTGACTATATTTCTAGTAGTGCGCCGATTACTCAGTCCGGGTGGTTGGATTTGAGTATGAAGATTCCAATTTAA